Proteins encoded together in one Bacteroidota bacterium window:
- a CDS encoding DUF4386 domain-containing protein, whose amino-acid sequence MLLEARSTATFFHQYLVDSEYAMNHSTHGLQSIAKSTGLTILASIGIGLIGAITVAQGIDINLTADVESTAANMLEAEKALHAKAYLGGLVFCIEALVAAGLFLLVQRYNVMLALASLIVHISATVLMGLGAVFAMNAAQVAGNEAYIALGHDSQLLLASLQATSDYTSFHLGLVLASFAKAGFFYLFLKSGLIPRLIAGWGIFASLFVGITIVARDFMPLLGSGTITAAFLASNLIAILALGVYLVMRGVRVKGAIENRVGMGV is encoded by the coding sequence GTGCTACTTGAGGCAAGAAGTACCGCCACCTTCTTTCACCAATACCTAGTAGACAGCGAGTACGCAATGAACCATTCAACACACGGTTTACAGTCCATTGCTAAATCCACCGGGCTTACAATCCTGGCTTCAATAGGCATTGGTCTGATTGGAGCAATTACGGTAGCACAGGGCATCGATATCAATTTGACAGCCGATGTTGAATCCACGGCTGCGAACATGCTTGAGGCTGAAAAAGCCCTGCACGCGAAAGCTTATCTGGGTGGCCTGGTGTTTTGCATTGAGGCGCTTGTTGCAGCAGGACTTTTCCTGTTGGTCCAACGTTATAACGTGATGTTGGCCCTGGCGAGCTTAATTGTTCACATAAGTGCCACTGTGCTGATGGGACTTGGGGCGGTGTTTGCGATGAACGCGGCGCAAGTGGCTGGTAACGAAGCCTACATCGCATTAGGCCACGATAGCCAGCTGCTACTGGCAAGCTTGCAAGCAACCTCCGATTATACATCTTTTCATCTGGGATTGGTTTTGGCGTCGTTTGCCAAAGCTGGATTCTTTTATCTGTTCCTGAAGTCAGGCCTTATCCCCAGATTGATCGCCGGCTGGGGCATCTTTGCCTCGCTCTTTGTTGGCATCACCATTGTTGCCCGCGATTTTATGCCGCTTCTCGGTAGCGGTACCATCACGGCTGCTTTTTTGGCCAGCAACCTAATCGCCATCCTGGCGCTGGGCGTGTATTTGGTAATGCGAGGTGTTAGGGTTAAAGGGGCCATTGAAAATAGAGTAGGGATGGGCGTGTAG
- a CDS encoding carboxypeptidase-like regulatory domain-containing protein encodes MKAVGIIAFVFSLLLFAVPVSAQTANAVSGIVFDQESKKPLSDVHVFLANTTKGDVSRKNGEFAIAATQPGVYKLVVMRIGYKRHIQSVEVSDKTIHLEIKLSPQIYEMEELAIEGKVEGKRREGLSKKWNLNLSEFKKRFLGETPNRRGCKIVNPDVIRIDMISGFLTASALEPIIVENKSLGYQLTYVLEDFWASGSEFAFNGEPFFEELESSKQREKRRWRDRRVSAFEGSLQHFLRALADRSLKKSGFVMYRLHANIWKYSENDFLFTMEDFGKDPAYASSILIPSEQTHERTLLFSEFLHVMYKKAYMPPDYYKRMGLRLAKHREYTRSSVKLLSSQVTFNELGFPNNPLEISRSGYWGWTSGVCNWLPFDYEYP; translated from the coding sequence ATGAAAGCTGTCGGCATCATTGCTTTTGTCTTTTCCCTCTTATTATTTGCTGTACCTGTATCTGCGCAAACGGCGAACGCTGTCAGTGGAATCGTATTTGATCAGGAATCAAAAAAACCACTAAGCGATGTCCACGTTTTTTTGGCAAACACGACCAAAGGTGACGTATCTCGTAAAAATGGCGAATTTGCTATCGCTGCCACACAGCCGGGAGTATATAAACTGGTTGTTATGCGGATCGGATATAAACGCCATATTCAATCTGTAGAAGTCTCTGATAAAACCATACACCTCGAAATCAAGCTTTCACCGCAGATTTATGAAATGGAAGAATTGGCAATTGAAGGAAAAGTTGAGGGAAAGCGAAGGGAGGGCCTGAGTAAGAAATGGAATCTTAACTTATCCGAGTTCAAGAAACGATTCCTTGGCGAAACGCCAAATCGTAGAGGGTGCAAAATTGTCAATCCTGATGTTATCAGGATTGACATGATTTCGGGCTTCCTAACAGCCTCGGCCTTAGAACCCATTATTGTTGAAAATAAGTCGCTCGGTTACCAGCTTACTTATGTATTAGAGGATTTCTGGGCCTCCGGCTCGGAGTTTGCTTTTAATGGAGAACCATTTTTTGAAGAATTGGAGTCTTCAAAACAAAGAGAAAAAAGAAGGTGGCGAGACCGCCGGGTCTCAGCTTTTGAGGGAAGCCTGCAACATTTCTTAAGGGCATTGGCCGATCGTAGCCTCAAAAAAAGTGGCTTCGTAATGTATAGACTCCATGCCAATATCTGGAAATACTCAGAAAATGATTTTCTATTTACAATGGAGGATTTTGGAAAAGACCCAGCTTATGCAAGTTCAATCCTCATTCCATCTGAACAAACTCATGAGCGAACACTTCTGTTTAGTGAGTTCTTGCACGTCATGTACAAAAAAGCGTATATGCCTCCGGACTACTATAAACGCATGGGCTTAAGGTTGGCGAAACATCGTGAGTACACCCGCTCTTCGGTGAAACTATTAAGCAGCCAGGTAACATTTAATGAACTGGGATTCCCCAACAATCCTTTAGAGATTTCCAGATCAGGCTATTGGGGTTGGACAAGCGGTGTTTGCAATTGGTTACCATTCGACTATGAATATCCTTGA